The DNA region caaaatattgtcaaataataacaaaaattaagaGATGTTTCAAGTAGCGTACGTCGTTGTTGGTATttttacgtatgtttccgagcggttgaaaatactttatgaactcccttgtgacataaaagtatacaacaaaaatccacaaagttgtaaaataactcaaaacaaagctttaatttcaatcaacttttaacaatccagtaagcaccttaaacaacagcttcacaataacttttacaatcgaatatccaacctctaatccaacctccaaccttcttcaaaataaatacTTCAATAAAAAATCCTTCTCCCTCcttacaattgtcatacttcTTTTTATATACACTATACAATTCATAACTTTGtagatcattccttatacttTTTATTCTATTggattatagtttctattaatagcacttctagAATGTTCCttattgttcttataataattatacatggtttcttaaatctaaacataccgtactcttattctagaatgttcgtGTAGACACTATGCTACTCTATTTTTTAGGAAGCCTAccttataattattatgattcaAATGagaggaatctatttagatgttatatcaaacaaataatgattttttaatattcgggaaatggtacaaataatggcacttggtgaaagatatatattattttcaactCGACTTTGTCTCGTTGAAATTAATTCACCTCATGTCATTATTTgcaccattacactcataaacattcattatttgtataatatcaaACACTCAAAGTATAATTGAATAGCATGAAATACTGTACTCCATTATGCTATTATTTCACCCAAATTAGTTTAATGGTAGGTAGTTATTACCCTGCCTCAATGAATGGCTACCGCCTACAGTTATAATTCTACTATCCCACCTACCATCTAGTTCCGTTAACTCTGGATAATGGCTTTTATTATCGGCAGAATGATCTAAATTcaagtttatttattcaaacaacaaatcaaaagtaagaaagacattttaatttttgtccattgtgataaattattattttgtatttatatttttacatctattaaaattgtttttttattttattttactaacATATCCATTCCGTTTACATTCACTATACATAGTTTCCTACTTGCATCAATCtttttacatttacaaacaTACTTGTATCTGTCTCTTTACACTTATTCCTCGACATTCATATATGTTTACATATATTTTCTACttgtattatttctttataaatattatctCTTAACACAATGttagttttattttacacatttatttacatacatattttctttacatatttcattaacattatatatttttcctattaactttgtttttagatttatttacaTACATTCACTTGTGTTAATTTCTTTCATAATATCCCGTTTACATTATCCCTTAacacaaaataacacatttttgtctaatttaactttatttacaCACCTACGTGTAATCTCTTTTTACAACACAAtcataatttaacattttaaaaaatcaactaTTCTTTtccttttaaaaacatttttttgtttaaaggtttgcatgaCGAATAAATACAAGTTAGTTTTGCAATACCAATAAAGTAAGGTTGACAACAGCTGTCTTCTAAGAATGCTAAGGCAATTAAAGATGAATCCAATATATAGTAACCAGTCTAAGATTAGGTAATCACAATAGACTGACGTGGTGTGACCAAGTTGATAAGGGCCTGATCTGATCAAAACAATGGCATGATTATTTCAGTTTaatagaaattaataaatatgtaatgtaatgcgatatttatatagcgctatttCATGGACAgcattcttctcccctaagaGTCACATCGTGTCATCGGCTACTACTACGACTCTACtacgtctgtccacgacagtgtgtgGGCGGGTGGGggtgggtgtgtgtgtgtgaactagtacaccggggtaagcccctactcgtctcgaaagatgaactaggttctttaaagtgcacacgagcaatatgcatacactggacctacggtttatagtccttatccgagaagacttgttctaccaccagaaccatggagcaagtgagcctcgaacccttgccgatgctATGactattacggttccactgtcttaacgaTCGGCCACTCACATAAATAATTAGATAACACTGTGTTAGACTATAACACTATAAAGAACTGTACGACTTAATACAGTCTGTATAGGCAAACAAGTTTGGGTTCGTATGCAATAGGCCTAAATACGTGTTTTATGGACAATCGATATCGGCTACTGCCTGAGCAAGCTTCTTGAGTCGTTCCAAACGTCTACATTCTTGTTTGATGCtgaactatttatttataaacatccAACTCatcttgtttttcttttttgtgtCGTGAATTACCACTTTTATTAGTAAAATCATGATCAATAGGCTATTACAAATTAATCAGTAATGTTTTTATCTTCATATGTTATTTCTTTAATCACATTTAGAAGGCTACTGTTTTTTTAGAAGGCTACTAAATTTTCATATCATTCAAACTGTTCCAAAAAAGTTCtcagaaaaaaaagtatgatgcaTCGGTGCATCAGCATTCCAACTTGCTCATTAATCGGTACAATGCCAACAATCGTGTCCACCATACGTACGTTTgcacaataattaaatatagaCTATAGTTTCTCTTAGGTGTTATTTTATATACGGATTTTTTTCGGGAGCTTTTCCAACTTTCGTAAGTCCTTGATTGACACCGAAGTTTTTAAGGTATCGTGAATAATGTTGCCGAACTTCCGACagcataacaaaattaaaataaacttcagtttgaaaaaaaaaccatttgtGCATACATGTTTCGTTGTTACGCCGAACAACATCATCGTCATCAGCAACTAAATCCGTAAAAAGCAGCAGCTGGTATAATCTacttaaaaaattgtaaaacgtTCGGCGTATTTCCAAAatgtatcattattattatattcaaaagGTACGTTAAAGACAACCCCAGAACTGATGTAACCAAAATCTAATCCCACATAACCTCGTCTTCCGGTTGTCGTCTTATGGGTATTTCGAACTCAAAATACGTTCAGTTGACGTTGATGGCGCCTGGTATTTTTAGGGGAAATGACTGCTTTGAATAAGTTTGAATCGACTGTGTAAGTCTGAAAGTGTCTATTTTTGTGGCAGTTAAAGGGTGTCTTCCCGAATATTTTAACAACATTGTTCCGGAATCGATGACGTATAATAGGACGACGACATAATAAAGGAACTAGTGACTGTGTAGTTAGTGGCCTTTGTGGTTCCTTTAAATGCTCATTTGAACTCGAACTTTAATACTCATAGCACCATAATGCACTTCATCTGGTTCATTTGCTCATGTCTAATTTTTTCATTTGTGGTAGGGGAACCAGAATGGACCGAATGTAATGACGATGGATGCTGTACTGAGGAAGGGTAAGATTTTCTTgttgttttcttaaattttctTACCTAATTATGGTTATTGctatactactgtaggcctatactatatcttgttttaaaaagatttaaTATTTGCAAATATATTGATGACAATGAATCGGTAAAGTTACTAGCAATTGTAACAGAATACTATTTAaagctataggcctatagtctAGGAAACATCTGAAAAAAAGGCCTATGAATCAAGTTAGGGGGTAGAATGAAAGGCAGCCAACATAGCCAGATATTCTAATTAATACCTTCTGATCAAAATGTTTTGCcttgtattgaaataaaatcagatctaaataaGATAGATGCACTTGTGCCTGACCGTGTAGTGAAAACTGCTACGTGTATCAATACGTGATGTTTTTTAAAACAAGTAACTAATTCACTAAACCCTTAGGGAATATTATATATCGGGCTTTTAAAAAAATACgaattatacaaattataatacACAGAGCAAGCTCTCATCATTGTATATATAgtagtataatatagtatatacagtttCAACAGTTTGAACATAAAttaatcaatcatttaaattgactcaaatgttttatttagtaAACATCAATGTTTCTAATTCGTTGTCTTATGTTGATAGGAGATACAACTAACTAGCCCATGTATTGTCGGAAAAGAAAATCACATTTACATTAAGCACTACAGGTTGAAGAATTCAGAAAGTGATACATTGGGAAAGCTATATAGTAAATACGGCTAATCCGATTTTTCTCATCTTTGCTATACATATAATATTCATCTTAGCTTACGACAGGCATTCATATAAAAACGGAAATAGGTCTAACAATAATTAGAACCATTAGCACTGTGATACGACTTCAAATTGCTAACATTCTACAACATATGTTTACAATAACATGTTGATAGATATGtgcattaaaataattatggaaAATGACTCTAAGcgaaaaggaaaaaaataatgaattaagaaaattaatactaaaattgtttataattaatgaCAGGGCTAACAACCCACTTTGGCAAGGCAAACCAATTATCATATCCAATGTATAATCAAAATTGGCAACTACttcattaacaattattatataaactacAACAATAGCATACAGTAAGTAAATGTCAACTTAAGAGTAAAATTTCCACTAGCGTGCAGAATATTGAACTCATATTGTAGccctatatatttatttcttttatacaattttgtctataattacagtattttaaatagccaattttgtatttttattaacataatattattaataataataataataataataatgacaatgtacaaataatagtaaataataaaaaataatgataagaaataataataaatattaataaatattaataaataattatgaataataataaataataataactaatattaaataataataattgctaatattaataatagacaCAGCTAAAGGCAATACAGTAATATCTTGACTTGTTACGTGAATTATGGCCTGTCCAATGCAATGGTGGTTGACGCAGTAATGTCCCAGTAAAAGTATGCCTAATCCTTCATAAGAGAACACCCAACATAATTTGGAAATCTATATATAAAGAGTctctatccaatcgagtttgaacaataccatgaaagccccaagtggtctaatggttaggacatctgaatatcaagcagaaggttccggattcgagtctcggttggggtgaatttttctcattctcacagatttcctcatcatcatcgtttcaaattaattaattaaatgtcagtatatcaccgggcggtttagaattaatgttctatgcctaatgtgtttatatatatattattcaacATGATCGTGCCACATACTtagtatatttacatttatggTAATATAATGACAAGTGTATCGACCGATGTATTCGACACTTTAATAACACTATCGAGCGCTAGATACTACATGTTTACATCTGTTTAAAACATTCTAATAAAATCTCTAGTGTACTAGAGGGGAAAAAACTGCTAAATTGAgatatataatacattattataaagcTTTCATTATTGCTATTGAGATTTGTTTACGTATGAATCTCATATCACATTATTTATGTATAAAGCATCATTGtctaataaaataaactatagtAATTTATGAAATAGTGAAGCAGCAGGATAAAGGGACGTAACAAATGAAAGCCTGCTATTAGTACAGCTGTGTTTCCATTCACTCGGGAAACGACCAATGACCAAATAATCCCCTGTAAAAACTTGTCTCACCCACGGAGCAAAAAAGGTAAGTAGCGGAGACAAAATGACTGGCTTGTCTAGTCGCTAATCTCGTGGAAAATgtaaaattcattattattacacaaaCTAATCAACAATGACATAATTGTATTCGTCATAAATTTGTATCATTCACAATTAGTGTACTTAATAACGAGATTACGGGAGATAGTACGTCGCTTATCAGAGtagttgtagtagtagtagcccgACCATAATTAGATTGAGAATAGTTGCTTGTCAAACAAAGGTAATGTTTGCGGTCGCAAATACGGAGTACTCACAAAAACAAGTTGGTGTAAACAAATGTTGTAGCCTTAACACAACTTTATGACAATAAAGATAAAGTTAGCGGTTGCAAATAGCAACGGCAAGATGTGGTAAACCAAATTTATTTCCGATGTTGAGCCAAATTCATTTATCCATAAACTCTGattgaagtatttttttaaaaacaattatcatttataaattatattattgttgttaatcACTCTAGCATTTAATTATCAAATGTAATCTTCCTCTAACAGGCAGTTCTTCTGACATCTTTTGCTACTCTTCACTGACGACTTCGTCTCGTCATCTTATTCCACTCTTTAtgtaatacataattattttcttttcccGGGACGCTTTCCTTCTATTCTTTTTTACAAAAAACATTATAGTGTCCGGTTTACCTTCTTTACCTTCTACAATTCCCAGTTGAACTTGATATTACTTTCACATTGTTCAACTTGTGAACATGTATTGACGATAAAAGCTTTTTTTTATGCAAttagaaaaatacatttttagttaAGTTTAACTTAGAGGCACTGAAAGACACTACATGTAGCAAGACAGATACTttcttaatttttgtttatttttacttcCTTGAGGCACTTAATAAGAATGCAGACGTTTACATTTACTAATAAAATATAGCTTAAAAGCTATATTTCCATTGTCACTGTAAAATCAAACCatattgttattttaacaaTTCCAGCGGAACTTTACGTCAACGCATTAAGTTCCGATAGGAAGTGGAAAATACAATATTCTCTTATAAAAACACATTCATAATTTCTTAAAATCGGCAACAGGGTTGTGTGATgtttcaataaattaataattctaaataGTTATTTTTCATATAGATCGTCAGTGATGCCACGCGGACCATGGTATTACAGACATTATCGTTTTCAGATCACGTATACCGTTGTGGTGTAAATCTGCCTAAAACGAATTGAAGAGAATTGAGAGAACAGAACatctattaattttatattacttttaaaactctctgtaaaacaaaatgcattttatatttattttgttgtggAAAATTATTTACATAACGTTTTTACATATTTTCAAACAGTGCTGGCTGTGGTGATTGCGATGAAGTAATTGGTGAATTCGGAAAAGTGTATTGCGATTGCGGAACTTGCCAGACAGGTAAGatgcttttaaaataaaaaccctatagaaaagaaaattgtgTTTGTTTCATTATAAAAATTGAACAAATGAAATAAGTACATAATAGATAAGATGTTTACAACGCGAACACAGATACGATCCCGGTTTGACATTCATTTAGTCAACATTATGCCTTAATTTAGGGCAGACGTGTACGATTTCTCTGGTGAaataatatgcccaaatacatACATTCCCAAGAAATGATGATCACTATTAAATATAACTTATACTATAGGAATGTGCCATGAGTTTTTAACACAGGAGAACAGTAATGCATTCTCAGCGTCATCAAATATATTTGGAATGGAAGCAAAACAAGCGAGGTTGGTAACCAATAATGGCTACtcggaaaaaaatatttactttggTTGGCAACCAGATGAGAATGATACATTACCATGGTTACAGGTAGATCTAATGGAAAAACATCATATTTCTGGGCTAGTTACATTTGGAAATGCGTTTGGAGATGATTTCGTATCGGCTTACAAGGTGTTGGTTAGCCCAGACAATGAATATTGGGAAACAGTCGATGGTTTAGATAATGAAAATGGGGTACGTAATTGATTAATACGTTCTTCTTTATTATAATTGTCATTATTATAATCATACGAAGCAAGACTGCGTTATGACACGCACTGCTAAAGCGCACTTAAATCGACGCCCTCTTCGACCTGTTTCGTAAAATTACTAGTCCTTTATACAAATTGTCctcaacaaaataatttagcTACATTTTTAGAAAGATTTATCTAATAAGGTTGAGCATATAACGTGCATATTATCAAATACAAGTGGTAATTGAACCCATACGATATAATCATTAGATAAAGTGTAGAGTTGacctaaattaaacaaattacgCCAGTATAAAACAATTTCAGATGGAGATATAGATTATGTTAGGCCtaactttttatattattattttttattggtaATTATCTTACTGAtgcaaaataattgtatattttaaaaaaatatataggttTTTATAGGTAACTCGGACGGAAATTCATCGgccattaattattttgattcacCGGTCCATATGCGATCATTACGTGTGTATCCACTGACGTGGCAGAGCCAAATTGTCCTACGCATAGACCTACTTGGATGCTTATGTAagtaacaatattttaataatgctaataataattattaataatgcaCGAAGAAGCAACAGTAACttttttagtactcttgggtgggcttcttttcgaggtgagcttcttttcttttctttaaaatGAATTCGAAATGCTGTACATTTTGTGAATTGCTACTACAATAATAGTATTTTCTgccaattttaaatatttgattttgtgatgaaaataccattttaaaatgtaaaataattcgTAAGTGGAAAATTCctttaattgaaatatatttatttgttataattttcAGCACTTCCAGGGATTTCAGCAACAAAAGAACCAACTGGTAAGTTAACGTTAATGATATTCGTTTTAAAatgcataaattaataaattatttaatttgtatattaatgtaAGTTTTTGCTTTTATATTCGCTTTTTAGATGTAAATAATATCAACATTTCTGTATATCTGATTGCTGGTATCTGTTTTACATTACTGCTAGCTCTTACAATGATACTTTGTGTGAGCTATACACCAAAACGACGTACAGATATGTAAGTATGTAATTATTTCGTAATCTTATCATAAAACATGTagggaaatattattttcaaatacttGCATGCATAATTCTATTAGGGaatgttgtaaataaagaaGGATAGAAGTGAAACACGTGATTGTTGACACACACGGATATCCTTATCTAGCAGAAACGAAATTATTGCTGTACTAGAGACCACAACAAAACCATAAAGCAGAAttgttgttttcattttcatattacATAGTAATAAAGACATTCCGAAAGCATTGGTGGCTACCCCGCCTAGTTCAATTGCAAGTTCACCGACATCTGCCTCATCCGGTACGTATCGTTTTTTATTGGCGAGCCTCTTTCCTTTTTAGCCTAATTTGCAGACTTTTATTACACATAATCACTAATTGCATCCTGCTCTTTTCCTTAAAGTAGG from Antedon mediterranea chromosome 2, ecAntMedi1.1, whole genome shotgun sequence includes:
- the LOC140040703 gene encoding lactadherin-like, producing MHFIWFICSCLIFSFVVGEPEWTECNDDGCCTEEGAGCGDCDEVIGEFGKVYCDCGTCQTGMCHEFLTQENSNAFSASSNIFGMEAKQARLVTNNGYSEKNIYFGWQPDENDTLPWLQVDLMEKHHISGLVTFGNAFGDDFVSAYKVLVSPDNEYWETVDGLDNENGVFIGNSDGNSSAINYFDSPVHMRSLRVYPLTWQSQIVLRIDLLGCLSLPGISATKEPTDVNNINISVYLIAGICFTLLLALTMILCVSYTPKRRTDINKDIPKALVATPPSSIASSPTSASSGDTSFPNPAFATSQKSLLPSGGRHHCETNPYIKVSFPKAIQP